The Erigeron canadensis isolate Cc75 chromosome 4, C_canadensis_v1, whole genome shotgun sequence genome window below encodes:
- the LOC122598189 gene encoding 5'-methylthioadenosine/S-adenosylhomocysteine nucleosidase-like: MAPPPNKDDNIIQQDSSIDQNRPISTIVIIIAMQTEALPLVNSFQLAEDANSLFPKGTPWVRYHGVYKGLNVNIIWPGKDAVLGVDSVGTVSASLVTYAAIQALQPDLIINAGTAGGFKAKGACIGDVYLASEVAFHDRRIPIPVFDLYGVGLRKGCSTPNLVKELEFKVGKLSTGDSLDMTPHDEASILANDAVIKDMEGAAVGYVTDLLNVPAIFVKAVTDIVDGDKPTSEEFLQNLSAVTVALGKAVTQVVDYISGKSVSEL, translated from the exons ATGGCCCCTCCACCCAATAAAGATGACAACATCATCCAACAAGACTCGTCAATCGATCAAAATCGTCCCATTTCCACTATTGTCATCATCATCG CTATGCAGACGGAAGCACTGCCTCTTGTCAATTCCTTTCAGCTAGCTGAAGATGCTAATTCTtt ATTTCCAAAGGGAACTCCATGGGTCCGGTATCATGGTGTTTACAAAGGTCTAAATGTAAATATCATTTGGCCAGGGAAGGATGCTGTTTTAG GGGTTGACAGTGTCGGCACTGTTTCCGCGTCTCTTGTGACTTATGCTGCTATTCAGGCCTTGCAACCCGATCTCATTATAAATGCTGGAACTGCTGGTGGTTTCAAA GCAAAAGGAGCATGTATTGGTGATGTGTATCTTGCGTCTGAAGTTGCTTTTCATGACAGAAGGATACCAATCCCA GTTTTTGATCTATATGGGGTTGGATTGAGAAAAGGATGCTCTACTCCGAATCTGGTGAAGGAGCTTGAATTTAAG GTTGGAAAACTGTCTACCGGAGACTCTTTGGACATGACCCCACATGATGAAGCTTCAATACTTGCAAATGATGCTGTCATTAAAGATATGGAG GGAGCTGCGGTGGGTTACGTTACAGATCTTTTAAATGTACCGGCAATATTTGTAAAAGCGGTTACTGATATTGTTGATGGAGACAAACCAACTTCTGAAGAATTTTTGCAGAATTTATCTGCAGTAACTGTTGCCCTCGGTAAAGCAGTCACACAGGTAGTGGACTACATCAGTGGAAAATCTGTCTCCGAACTCTAA
- the LOC122596770 gene encoding gibberellin-regulated protein 1-like, which yields MGISKAVVASLLVSLFLIQFAQAFHSNQLSEAKAILDKQVPTKIDCGEACVARCKLSKRPNLCHRACGTCCSRCNCVPPGTSGNYESCACYAEMTTRGNKKKCP from the exons ATGGGTATCTCCAAAGCCGTGGTTGCTTCACTACTTGTTTCTCTTTTTCTCATCCAATTTGCCCAAGCCTTTCATTCCAATCAACTt AGTGAAGCTAAAGCTATTCTTGACAAACAGGTTCCAACCAAGATCG ATTGTGGAGAGGCATGCGTAGCAAGGTGCAAGCTATCAAAGAGGCCTAACCTATGTCACAGGGCTTGCGGAACGTGTTGTAGCCGATGCAACTGTGTGCCTCCAGGCACTTCTGGCAACTATGAATCGTGTGCTTGCTATGCTGAAATGACCACCCGAGGAAACAAAAAGAAGTGCCCTTAG
- the LOC122597847 gene encoding gibberellin-regulated protein 1-like: MGISKAFVASLLLSLLLLQLVQASYPIELNDADKNTPVKIDCGEACSIRCKLSKRPNLCKRACGTCCGRCNCVPPGTSGNYESCACYAEMTTRGNKKKCP; this comes from the exons ATGGGCATCTCCAAAGCCTTTGTTGCTTCACTTCTTCTTTCTCTACTTCTCCTCCAACTTGTCCAAGCCTCTTATCCTATTGAACTT AATGACGCTGACAAAAACACACCCGTCAAGATAG ATTGCGGAGAGGCGTGTTCAATTAGGTGCAAGCTATCAAAGAGACCTAACCTATGCAAGAGGGCGTGCGGAACATGTTGTGGAAGGTGCAACTGTGTGCCTCCAGGCACTTCTGGCAACTACGAGTCTTGCGCTTGCTACGCTGAGATGACCACTCGAGGCAACAAGAAGAAATGCccttaa